A window from Enterocloster bolteae encodes these proteins:
- a CDS encoding carbohydrate ABC transporter permease, whose translation MMNKKNVYKLFLFLFMLLAFFISVYPLLWVVIQSLKTETEFLKSIWTLPARLNFQNYATAWNDAGMSRYFMNSVVVTLVTTAVNLVFVTCAGYAFAKLTFPGKTFFYYMIIFNLLIPTAIILLPMFTMVNRMHLVNTLPALVFPYFQGFAPMGLIICRNYFEDLPDELMEAGKLDGCSNMQVFRKIMLPLAKPILATMAILSAMQVWNEYLWALTSITDESKYTLSVGVALFNKKTETVGYTPVFAALSISALVIVVVYLCMQKNFVKSIAAGAVKG comes from the coding sequence GGGTGGTCATCCAGTCCCTTAAGACAGAGACTGAGTTTTTGAAGAGTATCTGGACCCTGCCGGCCAGGCTCAATTTCCAAAACTATGCCACGGCCTGGAACGATGCCGGCATGTCCCGGTATTTCATGAACAGCGTGGTGGTTACCCTGGTAACCACTGCCGTGAACCTGGTGTTTGTCACCTGCGCCGGATATGCCTTTGCAAAGCTTACATTTCCGGGCAAGACCTTCTTTTATTACATGATCATCTTCAATCTGCTGATACCCACGGCTATTATTCTGCTCCCCATGTTTACCATGGTGAACCGGATGCATCTGGTCAATACCCTTCCGGCCCTGGTATTTCCTTATTTCCAGGGGTTTGCTCCCATGGGACTGATTATCTGCCGGAACTATTTTGAGGATCTGCCCGATGAGTTAATGGAGGCGGGGAAGCTGGACGGATGCAGCAACATGCAGGTGTTCCGCAAAATCATGCTGCCCCTGGCAAAGCCCATCCTGGCCACCATGGCCATTCTCTCGGCCATGCAGGTGTGGAATGAATACCTGTGGGCTCTGACCTCCATTACGGACGAGAGCAAATATACGCTTTCTGTGGGTGTGGCCCTGTTCAATAAGAAAACGGAGACAGTGGGTTATACTCCTGTGTTTGCAGCCCTGTCCATCAGCGCTCTTGTGATTGTGGTGGTATACCTGTGTATGCAGAAGAATTTTGTTAAGTCCATTGCCGCCGGTGCGGTGAAGGGATAG
- a CDS encoding glycosyl hydrolase — MDLIRDFKDPGREYSVLAFWFLNGELKKERLAWQIGQMVEKGVYGGFMHPRAYLKTPYLEDEWWDAVGVCVEESRKQGFAPWLYDEYAWPSGTAGSTFDYGFQKPSRILSRGRDNMAKGLWAVKKDAGNRGCGNEGAGNEGGGNQGSGNQGGANPDAANPEDKGQSGANPSSMPYRVVKRDGFIYEFYEKVLEKAVDYLNPETIASFIKLTHEEYRKRWGEDFGKLIPGIFFDEIYMMGNPLPWTDRLPGRFRETYGYDILDELPSLVDGVSERDKQVRKDYFSLVTAMYEEAFFRQISDWCGKYGLKLTGHTEEFLWEHPRRQGDYFKTMRHLMVPGSDCHDYRYRYPRRITYCEPKYSVSVARIYGKERAMSEALGGAGWNCTMEEFKKGINTLAAMGTGMFILHGFYYECDHQGSQSDWPTSFFYQNPYWDYFKIFADYIRRLSFMNSQGNPVVDYAILYPIGDMDENMENGEENPAGQAINNGFHQALNCMIEHQLDTDMVDEESILNAHICDGKLCLGQQRFKVLLLPEGGSLMEETVAKLEAWTKAGGSVLFYRTGLAHENRSGENRAGGDRANGCSVNGYWDTVLRGNVHSISRIPQAAAGLAAPSASVIYGNTGNIFLNHRTAGNVDYYLVANSSDERRNLVLSFSHASTPVLLDIEKGDMVQAVYTQAGTAQMCGGRQAGSGVLIYMDLEPGEAVYVLFGLEEDTIRQAKPALTGDIRWEEEWITGKWDFLPLSPSGPNHGDNAHNEESTDLEIPIAEFTSDVSSGTETIRICNQSGEEGSCGRHMSLWNGRWITRRRSWNDQLDASDLYFRKTVFLEHAPEKAEFCAAAVDSFECFINGTMVYKGISNGEPVVFGDKGQLTQGENILAFHVTNRNPLHDVYVCSAEELPPDRFISLLMEGIIVQGTNVEVVKSDSTWIVNDSLIKGWEQPDSDGRFTAAGFDVRKVLNFNYTGLEHVWLKAWERGKPPLKPWGDLPLFGQTLTYPRKLWYTVTIPAGASVLYEPVTTGAAVCMLDGKEVHWENGVHILPDNERIHILTIQITAGGCSDGLKQPIRVTMKAVAVNLSDWRMLGLPWFSGRCRYTNTWSVEQLEGTYMLELGGVNHCAQIWINGRLADTRLWRPYRADITSLLRPGENEITILVSNLASNERRHMLVDEGMALGWNRYWNEDNMDRDSRNYVSGLLGPVRLLHMISPKP, encoded by the coding sequence ATGGATTTGATTCGTGATTTTAAGGACCCGGGAAGGGAATACAGCGTGCTGGCCTTCTGGTTCTTAAACGGGGAACTGAAAAAGGAACGCCTGGCCTGGCAGATTGGCCAGATGGTGGAAAAAGGCGTGTACGGGGGCTTTATGCACCCCAGGGCCTACCTTAAGACTCCTTATCTGGAGGATGAGTGGTGGGACGCTGTCGGGGTCTGTGTGGAGGAGTCCAGGAAACAGGGATTTGCTCCCTGGCTCTACGACGAGTATGCCTGGCCCAGCGGCACCGCAGGTAGTACCTTTGATTATGGATTCCAAAAGCCTTCCAGGATACTGTCTCGGGGAAGGGACAACATGGCAAAGGGACTCTGGGCGGTGAAAAAAGATGCCGGGAATAGGGGCTGCGGGAATGAAGGTGCCGGAAATGAGGGCGGCGGAAATCAGGGAAGCGGAAATCAGGGCGGCGCCAACCCGGATGCCGCCAACCCGGAGGATAAGGGACAAAGCGGCGCCAATCCGTCCTCAATGCCGTACCGCGTGGTTAAAAGAGATGGTTTTATCTATGAGTTTTATGAAAAAGTATTAGAAAAGGCCGTGGACTATCTGAATCCCGAAACCATTGCCTCCTTCATAAAACTGACCCATGAGGAATACAGAAAGCGGTGGGGGGAGGATTTTGGGAAACTGATACCGGGTATCTTTTTTGACGAAATCTACATGATGGGAAATCCCCTGCCCTGGACGGACCGGCTGCCTGGACGGTTCCGGGAGACATACGGTTATGACATACTGGACGAGCTTCCTTCTCTTGTGGACGGCGTGTCTGAGCGGGACAAACAGGTGCGAAAGGATTATTTCTCCCTCGTAACCGCCATGTATGAGGAAGCGTTTTTCAGGCAGATATCAGACTGGTGCGGGAAATACGGTCTTAAGCTGACAGGCCACACAGAGGAGTTTTTGTGGGAACATCCCAGAAGGCAGGGCGATTATTTTAAGACCATGCGCCATCTCATGGTGCCGGGCTCTGACTGCCACGATTACCGGTACCGGTATCCCAGAAGGATTACATACTGCGAGCCCAAGTATTCTGTGTCCGTGGCCAGAATATATGGAAAAGAGAGGGCTATGTCGGAAGCCCTGGGAGGCGCGGGATGGAACTGCACCATGGAGGAATTTAAAAAGGGAATCAATACTCTGGCCGCCATGGGAACCGGCATGTTCATCCTCCATGGATTCTACTACGAGTGTGACCACCAGGGTTCCCAGAGTGACTGGCCCACCAGTTTTTTCTATCAGAATCCTTACTGGGACTATTTTAAAATATTTGCCGACTACATAAGGCGTCTATCCTTCATGAACAGCCAGGGAAATCCTGTGGTAGATTACGCCATCCTGTATCCCATAGGGGACATGGATGAAAATATGGAGAACGGAGAGGAAAATCCCGCAGGTCAGGCCATAAACAACGGATTCCACCAGGCCCTCAACTGTATGATTGAGCACCAGCTGGACACGGATATGGTGGACGAGGAATCCATTTTAAATGCTCATATATGTGACGGAAAGCTGTGCCTGGGGCAGCAGCGTTTTAAAGTGCTCCTCCTTCCGGAAGGGGGAAGCCTGATGGAAGAAACCGTGGCAAAGCTGGAAGCATGGACAAAGGCCGGAGGCAGCGTCCTGTTTTACAGGACCGGTCTGGCTCACGAAAACCGGTCCGGCGAAAACAGGGCTGGCGGGGACAGGGCGAACGGATGCAGCGTAAACGGATACTGGGACACGGTCCTCAGGGGAAATGTACACAGCATCAGCCGTATTCCGCAAGCAGCAGCCGGACTGGCTGCGCCGTCCGCATCCGTGATTTACGGAAATACCGGAAACATCTTTTTGAATCATAGAACGGCAGGGAATGTTGACTATTATCTGGTGGCCAACAGCAGCGATGAGAGGCGTAATCTGGTGCTGTCTTTCAGCCATGCTTCTACACCGGTCCTTTTGGATATTGAAAAAGGGGATATGGTGCAGGCTGTATACACTCAGGCGGGCACCGCCCAAATGTGCGGAGGCCGTCAGGCAGGCAGCGGTGTCCTGATATACATGGATTTGGAACCGGGAGAAGCTGTCTACGTACTGTTTGGTTTGGAGGAAGATACAATCAGACAGGCAAAACCGGCCCTTACGGGGGATATCCGGTGGGAGGAAGAGTGGATTACAGGAAAATGGGATTTTCTTCCCCTTTCCCCGTCCGGCCCGAATCATGGAGATAATGCACACAATGAAGAGAGTACGGATCTGGAAATCCCAATCGCAGAATTCACCTCTGATGTATCCTCCGGAACAGAGACCATCCGGATCTGCAACCAATCCGGGGAGGAGGGGAGCTGCGGCCGCCATATGAGCCTTTGGAATGGACGGTGGATTACACGCAGACGAAGCTGGAATGACCAGCTGGATGCATCGGATCTGTATTTCAGAAAGACGGTATTCCTGGAACATGCGCCTGAAAAGGCGGAGTTCTGCGCGGCAGCGGTGGATTCCTTTGAGTGCTTTATCAACGGGACAATGGTTTACAAAGGAATCAGCAACGGAGAGCCGGTGGTATTTGGTGATAAGGGCCAGCTGACCCAGGGGGAGAATATTCTGGCATTCCATGTAACAAACCGCAACCCGCTTCATGATGTATATGTCTGCTCCGCAGAGGAGCTGCCCCCAGACCGGTTTATTTCCCTTCTTATGGAAGGAATCATCGTTCAGGGAACAAACGTGGAAGTTGTGAAAAGCGACAGCACCTGGATTGTAAATGACAGTCTGATTAAAGGGTGGGAACAGCCGGATTCGGACGGGCGGTTTACGGCAGCCGGCTTTGATGTCCGGAAGGTCCTGAATTTCAATTATACAGGTCTGGAGCATGTGTGGCTGAAAGCCTGGGAGAGGGGAAAACCGCCTTTGAAGCCGTGGGGGGACCTTCCGTTATTTGGGCAGACCCTGACCTATCCCAGAAAGCTCTGGTATACAGTCACAATACCTGCCGGAGCGTCAGTTCTATATGAGCCTGTTACAACCGGAGCAGCGGTCTGTATGCTGGACGGCAAAGAGGTGCATTGGGAAAATGGCGTACACATACTCCCGGACAATGAGCGCATTCACATACTCACCATACAGATAACGGCAGGCGGATGCAGCGACGGTCTGAAACAGCCAATCCGCGTAACCATGAAGGCAGTTGCTGTCAATCTTTCGGACTGGCGTATGCTCGGACTTCCGTGGTTCTCCGGAAGGTGCAGGTATACAAACACATGGTCCGTGGAGCAACTGGAGGGCACGTACATGCTGGAGCTTGGCGGGGTAAACCACTGTGCCCAAATCTGGATCAACGGCAGGCTGGCAGATACAAGGCTGTGGCGTCCCTATAGGGCGGACATCACTTCCCTGCTCAGGCCCGGGGAAAATGAGATTACCATATTGGTATCCAACCTGGCCTCCAATGAACGGCGCCACATGCTGGTGGACGAGGGAATGGCCCTGGGATGGAACCGGTACTGGAACGAGGACAACATGGACCGGGACAGCCGGAATTATGTGTCAGGCCTTCTGGGACCGGTAAGGCTTCTTCACATGATATCCCCAAAACCATAA
- a CDS encoding phosphatase PAP2 family protein, whose amino-acid sequence MQKKSKKCIITTGILFLIFMLFTVIIKTIDVQPVGPEQSTIGLASLNQFVFNLFGVNLLWYNITDWLGIVAIVIALGFAILGLIQLIQRKSIWNVDPRILLLGAFYFIVIIIYVFFEIVIINYRPIILSQSLEASFPSSHTMIVICIMSTAMLQFHYYLRDKKVCLWTIDIASVLMIAVTVIGRLISGVHWFTDIVAGILLSSALVALYYSTLKYIEEKKG is encoded by the coding sequence ATGCAAAAGAAATCAAAGAAATGTATCATCACAACAGGAATTCTGTTTCTGATTTTTATGCTTTTTACTGTTATAATCAAGACCATTGATGTACAGCCTGTCGGACCGGAGCAGTCTACGATAGGACTGGCTTCTCTGAATCAGTTTGTATTTAACCTTTTTGGAGTGAACCTGCTTTGGTATAACATTACTGACTGGTTAGGTATTGTTGCCATAGTAATTGCTCTGGGTTTTGCAATCCTGGGACTAATCCAGCTCATACAGCGTAAAAGCATTTGGAACGTTGATCCACGCATTCTATTGCTTGGTGCATTTTATTTTATCGTCATTATAATTTATGTTTTCTTTGAAATTGTAATCATCAATTATAGACCCATAATTCTCTCCCAAAGTTTAGAAGCATCATTTCCGTCCTCTCATACAATGATTGTAATTTGTATTATGTCCACAGCAATGCTGCAGTTTCATTATTATTTACGTGACAAAAAAGTTTGTCTGTGGACAATAGATATAGCTTCTGTTTTGATGATTGCAGTAACAGTAATAGGACGGCTTATATCGGGAGTTCATTGGTTTACAGACATCGTGGCAGGCATTTTACTCTCATCAGCGTTAGTTGCTCTCTATTATTCCACCCTAAAATATATAGAGGAAAAGAAAGGCTGA
- a CDS encoding helix-turn-helix domain-containing protein, with protein sequence MEFNEKLQQLRIGKNLTQQQLAEQLYVSRTAISKWESGKGYPNIESLKCISRFFSITIDELLSSEELITLAEAENHSNVNRIHNIISGIIDVLAIALIVLPIYGEPQGSHFYHVNLLSITHLSNIDIGIYWAIYLLIIGFGIARLAFIFLGKERLCGIISKASAATGAAAICLFAAAREPYVTILLFLFFAVKIFLLLQQSRTK encoded by the coding sequence ATGGAGTTCAACGAAAAACTGCAACAGCTTAGAATCGGGAAAAATTTAACGCAGCAACAACTTGCAGAGCAATTATATGTATCACGAACAGCAATTTCAAAATGGGAAAGCGGCAAAGGCTATCCTAACATTGAGTCACTCAAATGTATTTCCAGATTTTTTTCTATAACCATAGATGAGCTGCTATCGAGTGAAGAATTAATTACCCTTGCAGAAGCCGAAAACCACTCTAATGTTAATAGGATTCATAACATTATCAGCGGAATAATAGATGTACTGGCAATTGCACTTATTGTATTACCAATCTATGGAGAACCCCAAGGCAGCCATTTTTATCATGTAAATCTTCTGTCAATCACTCATTTATCAAATATAGATATTGGAATATATTGGGCTATTTATTTACTCATAATTGGGTTTGGAATTGCCAGACTTGCTTTTATCTTTTTGGGTAAAGAACGCTTGTGTGGCATTATCTCAAAAGCTTCTGCTGCAACAGGGGCTGCGGCAATCTGTTTATTTGCTGCGGCAAGAGAACCATATGTAACCATACTGCTGTTTTTGTTTTTTGCAGTAAAAATATTTTTATTGCTGCAGCAAAGCAGGACAAAATAG
- a CDS encoding GNAT family N-acetyltransferase — MRFEKVGMEKLEDLVKTRIQVLRAANKLDGSADMGQTEQESRTYYEKSLEDGSHVAYLVYDGDLIIGTGGISFYQVMPTYHNPTGMKAYIMNMYTDPEYRRKGIAMRTLDLLVQEAWGRGIRFIALEATGMGRPLYERYGFCRMEDEMYLPE, encoded by the coding sequence ATGCGTTTTGAAAAGGTGGGAATGGAAAAGCTGGAGGACCTGGTTAAGACGAGAATCCAGGTCCTGAGGGCGGCAAACAAACTGGATGGTTCGGCGGATATGGGACAGACGGAACAGGAATCCCGGACTTATTATGAAAAAAGTCTGGAGGATGGAAGCCATGTGGCCTATCTTGTATACGACGGGGACCTGATTATCGGAACTGGAGGAATCAGCTTCTATCAGGTCATGCCCACATACCATAATCCAACGGGAATGAAGGCCTATATCATGAACATGTATACGGACCCGGAGTACAGGAGAAAAGGCATTGCCATGAGAACACTGGATTTGCTGGTACAGGAAGCCTGGGGACGCGGCATCCGTTTCATTGCACTGGAGGCCACCGGCATGGGACGGCCGCTGTATGAGCGGTACGGCTTCTGCCGGATGGAGGACGAGATGTATCTGCCGGAATAA
- a CDS encoding helix-turn-helix transcriptional regulator gives MNYPVINPVETGRRINRLRKSKGLSVPYLRDYFGFSTTNAIYKWLRGDTLPSLDNMFALSLLLGESVNDILVAECGDERTAG, from the coding sequence ATGAATTATCCAGTCATAAATCCGGTGGAAACAGGCCGGAGGATTAATAGATTGAGAAAGTCAAAGGGACTGAGCGTCCCGTACCTCAGGGACTATTTCGGATTTTCCACCACCAACGCCATATACAAGTGGCTGCGGGGAGACACACTGCCCAGCCTGGACAATATGTTTGCGCTGAGTCTGCTTCTGGGAGAATCGGTGAATGACATACTGGTGGCTGAGTGCGGTGATGAAAGGACGGCTGGTTGA
- a CDS encoding GNAT family N-acetyltransferase: MIRYATQKDENAIYELLCELEGMSLDKEGFHEAYRDYMKDDKMHCLVAEMDKEVAGVLNLRIGTMLCRCGKIGEIVELAVRNSMRSQGIGHGLFQEAYHIAREAGCVRFEVSTNRTRLGAHRFYEREGMERSHYRFIRYFSIEK; the protein is encoded by the coding sequence GTGATACGTTATGCAACGCAAAAGGATGAGAATGCTATATATGAACTGCTCTGTGAGCTGGAGGGAATGAGCCTGGACAAGGAGGGATTCCATGAGGCATACAGGGATTATATGAAAGATGACAAAATGCACTGCCTGGTGGCGGAGATGGATAAAGAGGTGGCGGGAGTCTTAAATCTGCGCATAGGCACCATGCTGTGCAGATGCGGCAAAATTGGGGAAATCGTAGAGCTGGCAGTGAGAAACAGCATGCGCTCCCAGGGGATTGGCCATGGGCTTTTTCAGGAGGCGTACCACATTGCCCGGGAAGCCGGCTGCGTCCGTTTTGAGGTCAGCACCAACCGGACAAGGCTGGGCGCCCACCGCTTTTATGAGAGAGAGGGAATGGAACGGAGTCATTACCGGTTCATCCGGTATTTTTCGATAGAAAAGTGA
- a CDS encoding MATE family efflux transporter, giving the protein MNQNTNQYMAEESIGKLMLRFSIPCIMSLLVSALYNIVDQIFIGRGIGFLGNGATNVVFPVTVIALSLSLLVGDGCAAYLSICQGRRDGEHAHRSVGNAVVFITASGIVLTLLYAFFRDSILWGFGATENNIGYAREYFLYLIPGIPFFMFANAMNSVIRADGSPQFAMFSTLIGCALNVVLDPVAIFVLGWGMKGAALATITGQIVSALLAVYYLFRPKSFRLKRVSFKPDAEILKHVLPLGISSFLTQVSIVVIMAVMNNVLVIYGAGSKYGADIPMTVVGIVMKVFQIVISVVVGIAAGAQPIVGYNYGAGLWRRVKLIFRTMMAAEFSVGLVSLICFEVFPVQIISVFGSEDGLYNEFAVLAFRVFLGGIVLCCIQKSCSIFLQSMGKPALSMLLSLLRDFVLSVPLTLVLPRFFGVTGALYSGPAADVISFGAAVLCMAAVFRKLNRLEDGEVALSGASQGGLAVERKIC; this is encoded by the coding sequence ATGAATCAAAATACAAACCAATATATGGCGGAAGAATCCATCGGAAAGCTGATGCTGAGATTTTCCATACCCTGCATCATGTCGCTGCTGGTGTCCGCCCTCTATAATATTGTAGACCAGATATTTATTGGACGGGGCATTGGTTTTTTGGGAAACGGCGCCACCAACGTGGTATTCCCTGTGACCGTCATCGCCCTGTCCCTGTCTCTTTTGGTGGGCGACGGATGCGCTGCCTATCTGAGTATCTGCCAGGGACGCAGGGACGGGGAACATGCACACAGAAGCGTGGGCAATGCAGTGGTCTTTATCACTGCTTCCGGAATCGTTCTTACCCTGCTGTACGCCTTTTTCAGAGACAGTATCTTGTGGGGGTTCGGCGCAACAGAGAACAACATAGGATATGCCAGGGAATATTTCTTATATCTCATTCCGGGAATCCCCTTTTTCATGTTTGCCAATGCCATGAATTCCGTTATCCGCGCAGACGGCAGCCCGCAGTTTGCCATGTTTTCCACCCTTATAGGCTGCGCGCTCAACGTGGTTCTGGACCCTGTGGCCATCTTTGTGCTGGGATGGGGAATGAAGGGAGCTGCCCTGGCTACCATCACCGGTCAGATTGTATCCGCCCTGCTGGCAGTTTATTATCTGTTTAGGCCCAAATCTTTCCGCCTGAAGCGCGTAAGCTTTAAACCGGACGCAGAGATACTGAAGCATGTCCTGCCTTTGGGAATCAGCAGTTTCCTGACCCAGGTGTCTATTGTGGTCATCATGGCGGTTATGAACAATGTGCTGGTAATTTACGGGGCCGGGTCAAAATATGGGGCGGATATTCCAATGACTGTGGTGGGGATTGTTATGAAGGTATTCCAGATCGTGATTTCTGTTGTGGTGGGGATTGCGGCCGGGGCCCAGCCCATTGTGGGGTATAACTACGGAGCAGGATTATGGCGCAGGGTGAAGCTGATTTTCAGAACCATGATGGCAGCTGAGTTCAGTGTGGGCCTGGTGTCCCTGATATGTTTTGAGGTATTTCCGGTGCAGATTATCAGCGTATTCGGCAGCGAGGACGGTTTGTACAATGAATTCGCAGTGCTGGCTTTCCGCGTTTTCCTGGGGGGGATTGTGCTCTGCTGCATCCAGAAATCATGCAGCATTTTCCTCCAGTCCATGGGAAAGCCCGCCCTCTCCATGCTGCTGTCCCTTCTCAGGGACTTTGTGTTAAGCGTGCCTCTGACTCTGGTGCTGCCGCGATTTTTTGGGGTGACAGGCGCCCTGTACTCCGGCCCGGCGGCGGATGTAATCTCCTTTGGGGCGGCAGTGCTGTGCATGGCAGCGGTATTCAGAAAATTAAACCGTCTGGAAGACGGGGAAGTGGCCCTGTCCGGCGCATCCCAGGGGGGACTGGCTGTGGAACGAAAGATATGTTAA
- a CDS encoding sugar O-acetyltransferase → METERNQQRNQDGRTDGVRDGDSAAKRMEEGRLYFPGDEDILKEQMECMELLYDYNATRPRESARRTSLLEQMFGSIGRDCYIEPPLHSNWGGRHVYMGDFVYANFNLTLVDDGEIYIGSHCMIGPNVTIATAGHPVEPGLRRKGIQFNMPVHIGENVWIGAGAVVVPGVTIGDNSVIGAGSVVTRDIPANVVAVGNPCRVLREIGERDRIYYYKDRKIDM, encoded by the coding sequence ATGGAGACGGAGAGAAACCAACAAAGGAACCAGGACGGGAGAACAGACGGGGTAAGAGACGGTGACAGCGCAGCAAAACGCATGGAGGAGGGACGCCTGTATTTTCCGGGCGACGAAGATATTCTGAAGGAACAGATGGAATGTATGGAGCTGCTCTATGATTACAACGCAACCAGGCCAAGGGAAAGCGCCAGGCGCACCAGCCTTCTGGAGCAGATGTTTGGCTCCATTGGCCGGGACTGCTATATTGAACCGCCTCTTCACAGCAACTGGGGAGGCAGACACGTATATATGGGGGATTTTGTCTATGCCAACTTTAACCTGACACTGGTGGATGACGGGGAGATTTACATTGGCTCCCATTGTATGATTGGGCCCAATGTGACCATTGCCACGGCAGGCCATCCGGTGGAACCGGGGCTTCGCAGGAAAGGAATCCAGTTCAACATGCCGGTGCATATCGGCGAGAATGTGTGGATAGGGGCGGGAGCCGTGGTGGTGCCGGGCGTTACCATTGGGGATAATTCTGTCATAGGAGCGGGAAGCGTGGTCACCAGGGATATCCCCGCCAATGTGGTGGCAGTGGGAAACCCATGCCGCGTACTCAGGGAGATAGGGGAACGGGACCGGATATATTATTATAAGGACCGGAAGATTGATATGTAA
- a CDS encoding (2Fe-2S)-binding protein — translation MGKDKYICPCFKVTKDDIKKAIEEGADSFKKVKKATHLAAGCGHCKCRAKKYTKKRLGKIK, via the coding sequence ATGGGGAAGGATAAGTACATATGTCCCTGCTTTAAGGTGACAAAGGACGATATCAAGAAAGCAATTGAAGAAGGTGCTGATTCCTTTAAGAAAGTAAAAAAAGCCACGCATCTGGCCGCGGGATGCGGCCACTGTAAATGCAGGGCTAAGAAGTATACGAAAAAGCGGCTGGGTAAGATCAAATAA
- a CDS encoding ferritin, whose amino-acid sequence MLDKKVAELINTQVNKEFYSAYLYLDFANYYKDAELNGFSNWYQVQAQEERDHAMLFIQYLQNNGEKITLEAIAKPDKVFEDFRGPLTAGLEHENYVTGLIHDIYDAAYSVKDFRTMQFLDWFVKEQGEEEKNASELVKRFDLFGHDPKGLYMLDSELAARVYAAPSLVL is encoded by the coding sequence ATGTTAGATAAAAAGGTAGCAGAACTGATCAACACACAGGTAAACAAAGAATTTTACTCCGCTTATCTGTATCTGGATTTTGCCAACTACTACAAGGACGCGGAGCTGAACGGCTTTTCCAACTGGTACCAGGTCCAGGCCCAGGAGGAACGTGACCACGCCATGCTGTTCATCCAGTACCTGCAGAACAACGGAGAGAAAATAACTCTGGAGGCCATCGCCAAGCCGGACAAGGTGTTTGAGGACTTCAGGGGACCTCTCACTGCCGGGCTGGAGCATGAAAACTATGTGACCGGGCTTATCCATGATATTTATGACGCCGCGTACTCTGTCAAGGATTTCCGCACCATGCAGTTTTTGGACTGGTTCGTAAAGGAGCAGGGCGAGGAGGAGAAGAACGCCAGCGAACTGGTAAAACGCTTTGACCTCTTCGGCCATGATCCCAAGGGACTCTATATGCTGGATTCCGAATTGGCGGCAAGGGTTTACGCCGCTCCCTCACTGGTGCTGTGA